The nucleotide sequence CCACAATCCGGCTGTGGAGTGTTGATTCTGGAAAACTACTGGACACCCTGACGGATCACAAAAAACCAGTCCTGGCGATCGCCCTCAGTCCTGACGGCAGCACCCTGGTCAGTGGCAGTGAAGACCGCACCATCAGGGTTTGGAAGATTCAGTAGGGAAAGGGAGTTGATAGCCTGATTTATGGCCTGAAATTTCACCATAGAGACACAGAGAACACAGAGGAATTGCTTTTCCCTCTGTGTCTCTATGGCTGAACTGATATAGAAGGGGACAGGGGACGGAGTCCAGGAATAGGGTAAAGAAAACTGGACGGACGGTGTTCGTGTTTGCCAATTTGTCCTCACCCTCATGGCTGTAGCTATACGCTGCCGCCTCTCATCTTTGCTGATAGCCTGTTGGGTTGTAACCAATCCCCGATCAACTGTGAGCCAAACCCTACCGGCTGCTCTCGCGTCTGGGTTTCACGGGCTGCAAGTTCACTTTTAACTGGCGGGTCATGACATGGCAATCGTCTTTGTCAACATTGACGCCAGTCATAACAAAGGTGGCATACCCATCTCTTGAAACGGTGATGGTGTAACGTCCAGGGCGTTCAAAGGCACCCCCATAAATCGTGTGACCTGTGGGAGTAACGCCATTCCATTCTAAAGTTTCCTGAAAAGAACCGTCCTTGACCACAACAGTGGCTTCCAGAGGCTTTTGGGTTCTGGAATCAGAAACAACAACGGTAATCGCAGGTTCAATACTGGGAGTGCAGGGGGGCATTGCTTTAGGCTCCATTTGACTAAAAAGAGGGGCAAGCGTCGCAGCGAGTAGTGACATGAGATATTGGATGGAATTCCACATGATTAGTTCCCGCAGGGGAGTAAGGGAAAAGAGGCAGGAGAGTCGGAAATCCTTTCCCCTCTCCCATTTTGGGAGAGGGGAACAGAAGGGGTGAGGATCGATTCCGGGAGATTTGCGTAAAGGAGTAGGAGGGGAAAAGGGGGAGGGAAGGGGGAATTGAACGTTGAGCGTTAAAGGTTGGGAGTTGAACGAGCGTTAAGCATTCGAGATTTGGAGTCCAGATCCTATTCTATTCACCGACTCGTGACTCAGGAACGCCAGAGGCGAACACTCCTCTCTAACAACTCTTCCACTACCCCTCACTCCTCACTCCTCACCCCTCACTCCTTACCTGAACAAAGACGCTCCAGAGTAGAGGTTAGCCAGGTCGTAGTGGCGACCGAGGGCGTAGGCACGACGCACAGCAGCATCGGCGTTGACCAGACCATGACCGAAGGTGTTATCGCGACCCGCATCCCCCAGATCCATAGCGGTTTCGGTTAAGACCCGACGCAGTTCGTTACCGTTCAGTTTACCGTTGACACTCCAGACCAGGGAGGCGATGCCCGCCATGTTGGGGTTAGCGGCAGAGGTGCCCCCAAAGCTAGTGACATTACCAAACTTATCCAGAGCAGGAGAGTTGGTGGCAGCTACCATCGTCAGGTTAGAACCGCGATTGGAGTAGCGTGCCAGGTCCACGGAAGAGGCATTGGTCAGACCGTTAACGGTGCTGGTGCCAGTGCGTACCAGGGCACCGACCGAAATCACGTTGCCGTGGTTGGTTTGCAGTTTAGCCACACCGCTGACACTGGTCAGATAGTTGGAGTCATTCAGATT is from Leptothermofonsia sichuanensis E412 and encodes:
- a CDS encoding carboxypeptidase-like regulatory domain-containing protein — translated: MSLLAATLAPLFSQMEPKAMPPCTPSIEPAITVVVSDSRTQKPLEATVVVKDGSFQETLEWNGVTPTGHTIYGGAFERPGRYTITVSRDGYATFVMTGVNVDKDDCHVMTRQLKVNLQPVKPRRESSR